One window of the Nitrospirota bacterium genome contains the following:
- a CDS encoding HAMP domain-containing protein, whose product MNSRSLKFKFSLFFGLMTVIICLFLGGFLFYQIRKEMTDDFISRGISLANDLALDGQYAVFLEDRTALEGMIRDIFHLEEIVYVDVFNRDGKIIIRKINEPFIREHLKEGFLPPMGLEPVTKGTNRIEMTHSYSEEDLYQFTSPVIFKSVSEERERSSLKMLEEEKRGAIKVGEDVNEGWIRIGMSTFHLTHQLRLMMVRGIIVTLLMMVAGVLFIYGLSSRYFKPLETLAYFTRKVSEGDLSQIAPVVNQDEVGELTEIFNQMTRSIASRNRELKSNAEKLQVLNAQLAEANATLEEKVIQRTNKVESVLQEVLYEKKKSEGIIREIADGVVVVDERRDIVLINPAAERMFAGQSGEFLKDVFRNESHVFSHDIEIPGRNGESSRMIRATIAPIQDESGIPFGQVAVFHDISRMKEVDRLKSEFVSHVSHELKTPLTSIKGYIDNLQDRIPGPLTEKQSDYLERMKKNADRLIRLIDDLLEISRIESGKIEMVPVSIAFRSLLDEVILGLLSPMKEKNIEIKVETPGDVMVRGDKDKLEEILINLLDNAIKFSPASGIISVSFQTNAGFMTTTISDRGIGISPEDAERIFDRFYRGKNNALAGTKGTGFGLYITKKLISIHGGELWVSSELGKGSRFSFTLPLSGLEI is encoded by the coding sequence ATGAATAGCCGATCTCTGAAATTCAAATTCTCGCTCTTCTTTGGTTTGATGACGGTTATTATCTGCCTTTTCCTGGGAGGCTTCCTGTTTTATCAGATTCGTAAGGAAATGACGGATGATTTTATTTCCAGGGGGATTTCCCTGGCAAATGATTTGGCTCTGGATGGCCAATATGCGGTCTTCCTGGAAGACCGCACAGCTCTGGAAGGCATGATTCGCGATATATTTCATCTTGAAGAGATCGTGTATGTCGATGTGTTTAATCGGGACGGAAAAATTATCATTCGAAAAATCAATGAGCCCTTTATTCGGGAACATTTGAAAGAAGGTTTCCTTCCGCCCATGGGCTTAGAACCGGTCACAAAGGGAACCAACCGGATCGAAATGACTCATTCCTACAGTGAAGAAGATCTATATCAATTTACTTCTCCGGTGATCTTTAAATCCGTTTCGGAAGAGAGGGAACGGTCTTCTTTGAAAATGCTGGAAGAAGAAAAAAGGGGTGCCATCAAGGTTGGAGAGGATGTGAATGAGGGATGGATCCGAATCGGCATGTCGACGTTCCACCTGACCCATCAGCTCAGATTAATGATGGTGCGGGGCATCATTGTGACCCTTTTGATGATGGTGGCCGGTGTCCTCTTTATTTATGGACTGTCGTCCCGATATTTCAAGCCTCTTGAAACGCTTGCTTATTTTACCAGAAAGGTGTCTGAAGGAGATCTTTCTCAAATTGCACCCGTTGTCAATCAGGATGAAGTGGGCGAACTCACTGAGATTTTTAATCAGATGACCCGGTCTATCGCTTCCCGGAATCGCGAGCTCAAGTCGAATGCGGAGAAGTTACAAGTGCTGAACGCGCAGTTGGCCGAAGCCAATGCAACTCTTGAAGAGAAAGTGATTCAGAGAACGAATAAAGTGGAGTCTGTTTTGCAGGAGGTGTTATATGAAAAAAAGAAAAGCGAAGGGATAATACGAGAAATAGCCGATGGTGTAGTCGTGGTGGATGAAAGACGGGACATCGTGCTCATTAATCCCGCTGCCGAAAGGATGTTTGCAGGTCAGAGCGGGGAATTCTTAAAGGATGTCTTTAGGAATGAAAGCCACGTTTTTAGCCACGATATCGAAATTCCGGGAAGAAATGGCGAGAGCTCACGAATGATCAGAGCGACCATTGCGCCGATACAGGATGAATCGGGAATTCCGTTCGGACAAGTTGCGGTATTTCATGATATTTCACGGATGAAAGAGGTTGATCGCCTAAAATCCGAGTTTGTCTCTCACGTCTCCCATGAGCTCAAGACACCATTAACTTCAATCAAAGGATACATCGACAACTTGCAGGATAGAATACCAGGACCCTTAACTGAGAAACAATCGGACTATCTGGAAAGAATGAAAAAGAACGCGGATCGCCTTATCCGTTTAATTGACGATCTCCTGGAAATTTCCAGAATTGAATCGGGAAAGATTGAAATGGTGCCGGTCTCGATTGCATTTCGCTCCTTGTTAGATGAAGTTATCCTGGGCTTATTGTCTCCGATGAAGGAAAAAAATATTGAAATAAAGGTGGAAACTCCGGGGGATGTCATGGTACGCGGGGACAAGGACAAACTTGAAGAGATTTTGATCAATTTGCTGGATAACGCAATTAAATTTTCTCCTGCATCCGGCATCATTAGCGTTTCGTTTCAAACAAACGCCGGATTTATGACGACGACGATCAGTGACCGGGGGATTGGAATTTCTCCGGAAGATGCCGAGCGGATATTTGATCGTTTTTACCGGGGTAAAAATAATGCTTTAGCCGGGACAAAAGGAACAGGATTTGGATTATATATAACCAAGAAGCTGATTTCGATCCATGGAGGCGAGCTATGGGTATCGAGTGAGTTGGGAAAAGGGAGTCGATTTTCTTTTACCTTGCCATTATCAGGTCTTGAAATATGA
- a CDS encoding ABC transporter substrate-binding protein — MKIRFVAFVTLAVLVTCSFLGLKGLKAEEISVLLSQDISIYRDALEGIKKIRPGEIKIYHLKGDPNETKRVMSQVRRHPGDLVISIGLLASQVARENIKSTPLLFCMVYYPERYSFFNQNTTGIRLEFSPTENFSEIKRIFPEVKKIGVLYDPKKTGKVIIESREAARNMGLSLIEMRLGTEKDLPAGLNALQGNVDLLWLIPDSTVVSPQSIDKILLASFKFNMPVMTFSDEFVVKGAVASLTPDFEATGEEIGRLAEKIILGELPSRFPIRSVSKKRLSLNLKMARKMGIEIAPEAIQKADKVYE; from the coding sequence GTGAAAATCAGGTTTGTCGCTTTTGTTACTTTAGCCGTTCTGGTCACTTGCTCCTTTCTGGGTCTGAAGGGATTGAAGGCTGAAGAGATTTCTGTATTGTTGAGCCAGGATATTTCAATTTATCGAGACGCGCTTGAAGGGATCAAAAAGATCCGGCCCGGCGAGATCAAAATCTATCACTTAAAAGGCGATCCGAATGAGACAAAACGGGTCATGTCACAAGTCAGGAGGCACCCGGGTGACCTGGTTATATCCATCGGTTTACTGGCATCACAGGTCGCCCGTGAAAATATCAAATCAACACCCCTTTTATTTTGCATGGTCTATTATCCTGAAAGATATTCTTTCTTTAATCAAAATACGACCGGTATTCGACTGGAATTTTCCCCAACAGAAAATTTTTCAGAAATAAAGAGAATATTCCCTGAAGTCAAAAAGATCGGAGTCCTTTATGACCCGAAGAAAACGGGCAAGGTCATCATTGAAAGCCGCGAGGCAGCAAGGAATATGGGCCTTTCTCTCATAGAAATGAGACTCGGAACCGAGAAGGATTTGCCGGCAGGACTGAATGCTCTTCAGGGAAATGTCGATCTTCTCTGGTTGATTCCCGACAGCACCGTGGTTTCGCCCCAGTCTATCGATAAAATTCTCTTGGCGTCATTCAAATTCAACATGCCTGTTATGACTTTTTCTGACGAATTTGTTGTAAAGGGTGCCGTGGCATCCCTCACACCGGATTTCGAAGCCACCGGCGAAGAGATCGGTCGCCTGGCCGAAAAAATTATTCTAGGAGAGCTTCCCTCCCGTTTTCCGATCCGTTCGGTATCGAAGAAACGTCTTTCCCTCAACTTAAAGATGGCAAGAAAAATGGGAATTGAGATCGCGCCAGAGGCGATTCAGAAAGCGGATAAAGTTTATGAATAG